The following are encoded in a window of Psilocybe cubensis strain MGC-MH-2018 chromosome 4, whole genome shotgun sequence genomic DNA:
- a CDS encoding UPF0648 protein C3H5.09c produces MSDHIRIRSISLRSIRGIYFRKGARTWRIDRVSYVFTSVQGSRRLAIKIDRPSLHIEKEDESIIKPKPKNHRHTRNLTLADFNPSPLAQYAWKALSGMKNILEPYLRPLIRTYVIACIRIAIQWLPKLTQALSFDVHSVEVTFAEVPGAKLVAEEINLNAALLLTYLEQPPQPIKTKESRTRPDNYPAYGMGILKRRMAESFQRSLDKALGGTRGTGTLSLKISNILGSIPRSEHDSLSVLFLVSPGVIDLGISVKFNPREGALETQGLQISFKMGDCSAKVDLLNLLLEKVLPKKSQQATIVPSLSSPISEYGSTVLGTPVSSTAHRPTALPSPTPSFASSFFSPKSMFSPSGLMSPRPSLLSPNSAQYLSPRSPKSPSSPFFQAISASMRPRRRFLIQSPTKLKDFRDKSKLLVLHSIHISIASIGLSVLSEAKSGPYKAMVKDITANISISDPSTNLFHKKHLGSRRINGGYDPEAYSLNLSLRQITLERESRHHTVSLAKGGHLKIQVLAFQWPAPFLSPSPFLANDPNAPFLGIDINLSDAHLSDRIQDLKRLLEFVPSPQQPTQTNSPETTPVLCTTSQPFSIPRLVLDVNCGPITGRIIYDTDNGETHRAIELRNNGFVVSLDTNYNHPTPSISRTFPAASSVQALYFKAGLLLHLEPTLVRVRSQHFMGGHTSKSSTSDEDFLDDPPLLSVGIIEVKAAASAIAQIDGATNSVPVIEKASTIVELSSELETISIELWHPISVDAALQVLSLIPPRRQSQSQRLQRQTRFSKLPTGLFTRLAIGRFVLFITGPDISPDDTMDLSRGFALRTSPSLEYCSLRPNQDHWFDNLRRSKKRTLLRLPSETLTDALVAAKTFSLFGEKSGFLKAKMNNFVLRAAVATTYEPDEPAIVGREDLLDHSQDLLRIDHALVDVCLSCKSSSNRLELIDICDVSIQIPLIRIDFQLVHVYNILLGLQTIRIINPPDPPSLSNHTLQSVGDERADVVLSVHGNVTAIQAVVILPTQKLILRMDGFSGHLNSEGPPRLKWTRTTAYVLLPSQINRWEEVSESKWDEFVTLQTWEISFTQLAGSLCVSVDGDSARLRIPHGFVLAELVKDLSVSMKAIKHMAHMASAGCYSKMPSPSPEGPKSVPHLTIRLATLCLEAQDDPFESKLGLIWRTGAEAVKQRMDREQAFNAKAAAVLLAEPDLSSEVPEIGEAENEYQFDAKHSVSIKEARARLDEVHVLDWILRLDRAKKRRIKEADALLHALFGASVSLAPDSLLDFMKLPEISSDPPLFRAVLQNLCLTISPPSFSLDSLPDALYNMGSGIPRDTKYSLLVPLHIHFTLTTMHITLRDYPLPLLSISDQSSSAISWTFDTDFIAAEEMGTDRSVDWVPCPIVEPHQARHGEAPFSILVPKTIMPVKTYAAPIIKITTRDPTVFSWGVSYGPAIQDLMRIVDTLSSAPRDSSPAIGFWDKMRLVFHWTAKVTFRGDVRLYIKGSRDPYSVFDTGAGFVLCWQGLPEIRIGYENPQQELIQVTSDKMLIAIPNFNNGLSLQKGSLNTTKPFEKVCARLTSGVRFGIGFVLERSCGPDCPYENCAGSPFHRKCRYFSFRPHFDVKLEMKPSPPSYKARDDSYNGFRSDFIHLSVSLASSMKTKGHQMNPQISNIYLTPKVFAHFWSWCSLFEGASLPIRQGNYHPSRHISPKLGRHLATLKYKLSLSSLYFLHGYMDDARETWVDGVTPWVGLKGKIDELQADLHQRDEESTTTGPISNTTRVDRKKPFYAAEVIMRGIELRAMLAIFSEPMKQNTDMTAPPQRSNYRKHTTLPITPPSSIWYDLDDFVELNWSLPTDPPQLHLLPLAGCPHFTYFKRNEALSGSPQTSKFGSEHSHNCLLGKEPSVPKTQIALANARVMELKSLISENKGSKGTRTRSVMKMVALLEEYVNILKEVEIRPESAREKVAQSYHMPADIVSSEEWAEFDNVYQIHCPSISMDSAVRDIMMQYYYCSRDRRGFEYHMATRAVKFIRDQANAGSVTDTEDESIKSPTNTAQLAAVALRKILKGGNDIRTSVDIIREKNAQPPGEVKPLSGWTEDVSLRKSHCCLLLKPQIILRGEGVNDTCIVAAAQAKLQSFAIMDPLNMEDPISGKIMSRNYTSLTGLQAFAPIDGQSTKNGSVPLEVLVDLRCETDAFERLVPQTEATFHYDKFNRLRLRNNITSIISRADTNSASVNDSHLQNQTDLIRVHIPRFTVSANSEHLNAISNIVTKLLLFSDPAHKTRLDKLETLIFTYDFTDLSSASTVVSSLQGRLRSALEMQRLSGRNINRMDEEDARLGMLQLKAHIFLLSEELNLLFDTIKMAQDRYDDQADQKSALLLHASSSEISWRMLDPRRNLLSKLVVSDINFHWLSRQDSSTVNNLTIGNLTAFDGSRYALWAEILSKYDEPPNHPLLKRGLFMSASWIILAPVGGITIYETFELSFHPLRLQLDAKVGRRIMEYIWPDRGNRQISTQDPPKDHQHGVAITAKSPTTGRSSIDSPRGLHTPKLSVGSSGKPDAPALRKLGSSRSFTDLRSSVKEDNLLSPPLFSSAQGFLSPPAFLKRTHSTDSVNFTSMLDASVIPGLNDSIDNEAAEIDRKLKAAGDAQVMKTRSSQKSFVLVRISRSVTGQLVIKEGSFECHDAKIKTRELEYRNQTWSFEELVSQFIPSNMSWRGWVKMAFHQPLVPVLPVARELLSKTKWTASKTTNQPHDNPLRLLHPKIFATDDDRRLTMLQNENARKQEGPSKSVWKNALRSNKDSPSFTSLPITDEPEPMESGEREDVDHTVGRKRVKSLFGNKNSRQTSKTRTSKGKASYANLEDISPDSGPDNRLSVAGTSPSNRNTFSRFSGGSVRVHPSSSTPQLQLTSEDAQPSPLSQQATPGRPRALTTTSRVHDHCTSRTSQFLSPTQDNSPAFHSPQFSSITPRLSHLNPQGSEMMNISGLQPGRLSSNGELGLIENSINLSDMDEDGGDHHHDDVVEHLDVIDSQVGAISNLTNAANSILIPPSSWYSRKPVVLLPVTPIRPGDNPEFENPLDRHVDDVLNRPSKVRRTFMGVWSFLKTRSSAMGIITGIYGFLVVFWGAAIVIFLAKIINFHNANTQGFWVEVSSQVETGLFTVTSIGLIPSRVLDTYRIWKIWRYKQKTIKLRKKAGLPQLFDVDDLPDPVYDPNYVHVLTEEEQTDLHRRLMERKLTELIDDRFQRPAWTTGILIPASFLCGIGAAVVIWKGGEKTKRVEKVREKLKAALSTRRDLPPSIVVDGTLPESLTRNPEPKIIRKPLHEKAKDTSDLDFATTIDEHMTVPSRGNISEV; encoded by the exons ATGTCCGATCACATTCGTATACGAAGCATCAGTCTTCGGTCAATTCGTGGCATATACTTTCGAAAGGGTGCACGTACCTGGAGGATAGATCGTGTCAGTTATGTCTTTACGTCAGTACAGGGTTCTCGTCGTCTTGCTATCAAAATAGATCGACCAAGCTTGCATATCGAGAAGGAGGATGAAAGCATCATAAAACCAAAACCCAAGAACCACCGACATACTCGCAATCTTACACTTGCAGACTTCAATCCATCTCCTCTTGCTCAGTATGCCTGGAAAGCTTTATCAGGAATGAAGAACATTCTGGAACCATATCTCCGCCCTCTCATTCGTACCTATGTTATTGCGTGCATTCGCATTGCAATCCAATGGCTTCCTAAACTTACTCAGGCGCTCTCTTTTGATGTCCATTCTGTCGAGGTCACATTTGCTGAGGTTCCTGGGGCCAAACTCGTTGCCGAGGAAATCAATCTGAACGCTGCATTATTACTTACGTATTTAGAGCAACCTCCTCAACCAATAAAGACAAAGGAGTCCAGAACGCGCCCAGACAACTACCCTGCATATGGGATGGGAATCTTGAAAAGACGTATGGCGGAAAGCTTTCAAAGATCATTGGACAAGGCGTTGGGTGGAACTCGCGGTACAGGGACTTTATCCCTCAAGATAAGCAATATTCTTGGAAGCATACCACGCTCGGAACATG ATTCCTTGAGTGTTTTGTTCCTCGTTTCCCCCGGTGTTATAGACCTAGGAATATCAGTCAAATTCAATCCCAGAGAAGGAGCTCTAGAAACCCAGGGTCTCCAGATATCTTTCAAAATGGGCGATTGCTCGGCAAAGGTTGATTTATTGAACCTTTTGCTAGAAAAAGTTCTACCAAAGAAGTCTCAGCAAGCGACGATTGTCCCATCCTTGTCGTCACCTATATCTGAATACGGTAGCACCGTTCTTGGGACACCTGTGAGTTCAACCGCTCACCGACCAACGGCGTTACCTTCGCCGACACCGTCCTTTGCTTCATCCTTTTTTTCGCCTAAGTCTATGTTTTCTCCGTCTGGTCTAATGTCACCAAGACCGTCGCTGTTGTCTCCAAACTCTGCCCAATATCTCTCTCCCCGATCCCCAAaatcaccatcatcaccattTTTTCAGGCTATATCA GCTTCTATGCGGCCCCGTCGTCGATTCCTTATTCAGTCACCGACAAAGTTGAAAGATTTCAGAGACAAG TCGAAGTTATTGGTCTTGCACAGCATCCACATATCAATCGCTTCTATAGGTCTGTCGGTATTAAGTGAAGCAAAATCTGGTCCATATAAAGCCATGGTCAAGGACATTACAGCAAACATATCCATCAGTGACCCTTCGACCAACCTTTTTCATAAAAAACATCTCGGATCACGCCGTATAAATGGTGGATATGATCCTGAAGCGTATTCACTCAATCTTAGCCTTCGTCAAATCACCCTTGAACGAGAATCAAGGCATCATACTGTGTCTCTCGCGAAGGGGGGGCATTTAAAGATACAAGTGCTGGCGTTTCAATGGCCTGCGCCATTCTTATCACCATCGCCATTTCTTGCGAATGATCCCAATGCCCCTTTTTTAGGGATAGACATCAATCTTTCGGACGCCCACCTATCCGACCGGATCCAAGACCTAAAACGATTGCTAGAATTTGTGCCTTCACCGCAACAACCTACCCAAACCAATTCTCCTGAAACAACACCCGTTCTATGCACCACATCTCAACCATTCTCTATTCCGCGACTCGTTCTCGACGTCAATTGCGGACCAATCACTGGGCGGATTATTTATGACACCGATAACGGTGAGACACACCGAGCCATAGAACTGAGAAACAATGGTTTCGTTGTTTCTCTCGACACAAACTACAACCATCCTACACCCTCGATTTCACGGACATTTCCAGCGGCCAGTTCAGTGCAGGCTCTGTACTTCAAGGCCGGATTACTGTTACATCTAGAACCGACGTTGGTCCGAGTAAGATCGCAACATTTTATGGGTGGTCATACTTCAAAATCGAGCACTTCTGATGAAGACTTCTTAGACGATCCTCCTTTGCTATCTGTTGGTATAATTGAAGTCAAAGCAGCAGCAAGTGCTATTGCCCAAATAGATGGAGCAACTAACTCGGTCCCCGTCATCGAAAAGGCATCCACTATTGTGGAACTTTCTTCTGAACTCGAAACTATATCTATCGAGCTATGGCATCCTATATCAGTAGATGCTGCCCTTCAAGTCCTGTCGCTTATACCCCCAAGACGGCAATCTCAATCTCAGCGGCTGCAACGGCAAACTCGTTTTTCCAAGCTGCCTACAGGTTTATTTACAAGGCTTGCTATTGGACGTTTTGTCTTGTTCATCACCGGACCTGATATCAGCCCCGACGACACTATGGATCTATCAAGAGGATTTGCGCTACGGACCTCCCCTTCACTGGAATACTGCTCTTTGCGGCCGAACCAAGACCATTGGTTTGATAATCTTCGCAGGTCAAAGAAAAGAACTCTACTGCGGCTACCTTCTGAAACTCTAACCGACGCTCTTGTTGCCGCAAAAACCTTTTCTCTATTTGGAGAAAAATCTGGATTTCTCAAGGCAAAGATGAATAACTTCGTTCTTCGCGCAGCCGTTGCAACAACATATGAGCCAGACGAGCCAGCGATCGTGGGGCGTGAGGATTTGCTTGATCATTCACAGGATCTTTTGCGTATAGATCACGCATTGGTTGATGTGTGTTTGTCTTGCAAGTCTTCATCAAACCGCCTAGAGCTCATAGACATCTGCGATGTTTCTATTCAAATCCCTCTTATACGTATTGACTTTCAGCTGGTCCATGTTTATAACATCCTTCTTGGTCTCCAAACAATCCGCATTATAAACCCTCCAGATCCGCCCAGCTTATCCAACCACACGCTACAAAGTGTTGGTGACGAAAGGGCCGATGTTGTTTTATCAGTACATGGAAATGTAACAGCTATTCAGGCTGTCGTCATTTTACCCACCCAAAAGTTGATTCTACGTATGGATGGGTTCAGTGGCCATTTGAACTCCGAAGGACCTCCAAGATTAAAATGGACAAGAACTACGGCTTACGTTTTACTTCCATCACAGATCAATCGTTGGGAAGAGGTATCAGAATCCAAGTGGGATGAATTCGTAACCCTGCAAACTTGGGAAATCTCGTTCACGCAGCTCGCGGGATCTCTGTGCGTGTCTGTTGATGGTGATAGTGCACGTTTACGGATTCCACATGGATTTGTATTGGCCGAATTGGTCAAAGATCTGTCTGTGTCCATGAAGGCAATCAAGCATATGGCTCATATGGCGAGTGCCGGGTGTTATTCAAAAATGCCCTCGCCCTCACCTGAAGGTCCTAAATCCGTTCCTCATCTCACAATACGATTGGCGACATTGTGCTTGGAAGCTCAAGACGACCCTTTTGAAAGCAAGCTCGGGCTAATATGGCGGACAGGCGCGGAGGCAGTCAAACAACGTATGGACCGTGAACAAGCATTCAATGCCAAAGCTGCAGCCGTGTTACTTGCCGAGCCTGACCTGTCCTCAGAAGTTCCTGAGATCGGCGAAGCAGAGAACGAATATCAGTTCGATGCAAAACACTCGGTCTCGATAAAGGAAGCCAGAGCAAGGTTAGACGAGGTTCACGTCTTAGATTGGATTCTTCGCCTTGATCGTGCTAAGAAAAGACGCATCAAAGAGGCAGACGCGCTGTTGCATGCACTGTTTGGCGCCTCTGTTTCTTTGGCTCCCGACTCACTATTGGATTTCATGAAACTGCCAGAAATTTCGTCTGATCCTCCACTTTTCCGAGCTGTGTTGCAAAACTTATGCCTTACTATCTCCCCGCCCAGCTTTAGCCTTGATTCACTTCCAGATGCTTTGTATAATATGGGCAGTGGTATACCCCGTGATACAAAGTATTCTCTACTTGTTCCTCTCCATATCCACTTTACCTTGACAACTATGCATATAACGTTAAGAGATTATCCTCTTCCCTTGTTGAGTATCTCTGATCAGTCCTCATCCGCTATTTCATGGACCTTCGACACGGACTTCATTGCCGCCGAAGAAATGGGAACTGATCGATCCGTAGATTGGGTTCCGTGTCCAATCGTAGAACCTCATCAAGCTCGTCATGGAGAAGCGCCATTCTCCATTCTTGTCCCAAAAACCATCATGCCTGTCAAAACATACGCCGCACCGATCATAAAAATTACAACTCGAGATCCTACGGTCTTCTCCTGGGGAGTGAGTTACGGCCCCGCCATTCAAGATTTAATGCGAATTGTCGACACACTTTCAAGTGCTCCTCGAGATTCCTCGCCTGCTATTGGTTTTTGGGATAAA ATGCGGCTTGTTTTCCATTGGACTGCAAAGGTTACCTTCCGCGGGGACGTTCGCCTTTACATTAAAG GGAGTCGTGACCCGTATAGTGTTTTTGATACTGGTGCCGGATTTGTGCTTTGTTGGCAAGGACTTcctgaaatcagaattggCTACGAAAATCCACAGCAAGAACTGATTCAAGTGACCAGTGATAAAATGTTGATTGCTATTCCAAA CTTCAACAACGGTCTAAGTCTTCAAAAAGGTTCATTGAATACGACTAAACCCTTTGAGAAAGTCTGTGCTCGTTTGACGTCAGGCGTTCGGTTCGGCATTGGTTTTGTTCTTGAAAGATCATGTGGTCCCGACTGCCCATACGAGAACTGTGCAGGTTCACCGTTTCATCGAAAGTGCCGGTATTTCTCATTCAGACCTCATTTTGATGTCAAACTCGAAATGAAACCATCACCCCCATCCTATAAA GCTCGTGATGACTCGTACAACGGCTTTCGGTCTGACTTCATTCATCTGTCTGTATCCCTAGCCAGTTCGATGAAGACGAAAGGTCACCAAATGAATCCTCAAATAAGTAATATTTATCTTACGCCGAAGGTTTTTGCCCACTTTTGGTCGTGGTGCTCTCTTTTCGAGGGCGCCTCTCTCCCAATTCGACAAGGCAATTATCATCCCTCGAGACATATATCACCAAAGCTAGGCCGCCATCTTGCTACCTTGAAGTATAAGCTATCACTTTCATCCCTATATTTTTTGCATGGATACATGGACGACGCTAGAGAAA CATGGGTTGATGGTGTTACTCCTTGGGTTGGTTTGAAAGGGAAAATAGATGAACTTCAGGCTGACCTTCACCAACGTGATGAAGAATCGACGACTACTGGACCCATTTCAAACACGACCAGAGttgatagaaaaaaaccaTTTTATGCTGCAGAAGTAATCATGAGAGGCATTGAACTCCGTGCTATGCTCGCGATTTTTTCAGAACCTATGAAGCAGAATACGGATATGACGGCCCCCCCACAAAGAAGTAATTACAGAAAGCATACGACCCTTCCTATAACTCCGCCTTCTTCCATTTGGTATGACTTGGACGATTTTGTGGAACTAAATTGGTCCCTTCCAACAGATCCCCCTCAACTGCATCTATTACCTTTGGCAGGATGTCCTCATTTTACATATTTCAAACGAAACGAAGCTCTGTCTGGATCGCCTCAAACCAGTAAATTTGGGTCTGAACATTCACACAACTGCCTTCTCGGTAAAGAACCAT CTGTTCCCAAAACGCAGATAGCTCTGGCTAATGCTAGAGTCATGGAGCTCAAGAGTCTTATATCGGAGAACAAAGGAAGCAAG GGCACAAGGACAAGATCAGTGATGAAAATGGTTGCTCTCCTGGAAGAATACGTCAACATTCTAAAGGAAGTTGAAATACGTCCAGAATCTGCTCGAGAGAAGGTTGCTCAGAGTTATCACATGCCTGCGGATATAGTCTCCTCAGAGGAATGGGCAGAATTCGATAACGTTTACCAAATACATTGCCCCAGTATATCTATGGACAGTGCTGTTCGCGAC ATCATGATGCAATACTACTACTGCTCTCGAGATCGACGAGGCTTCGAGTACCATATGGCTACAAG GGCAGTCAAGTTTATTCGAGATCAAGCCAATGCCGGTTCCGTCACTGACACCGAGGACGAAAGTATCAAAAGTCCGACAAACACAGCCCAGCTCGCTGCTGTTGCCTTGCGCAAGATTCTAAAGGGCGGTAATGATATCAGGACATCGGTGGATATTATACGCGAAAAGAATGCTCAGCCTCCCGGCGAAGTAAAGCCTTTATCAGGCTGGACCGAAGATGTATCACTTCGAAAGAGTCATTGCTGCCTTCTACTAAAACCCCAGATTATTCTAAGGGGAGAAGGCGTTAATGATACATGTATAGTTGCAGCTGCGCAAGCAAAGCTTCAATCATTTGCGATCATGGACCCTCTAAACATGGAAGATCCTATCAGTGGCAAGATTATGTCAAG GAACTATACGTCACTAACAGGCCTGCAGGCCTTTGCTCCAATCGATGGACAATCAACGAAGAACGGTTCTGTTCCCTTGGAAGTTCTTGTTGATCTTCGTTGCGAAACTGACGCGTTCGAAAGACTTGTTCCTCAAACGGAAGCCACCTTCCATTATGACAAGTTCAATCGCCTCCGATTACGCAATAACATCACTTCAATCATCTCCAGAGCCGATACCAATAGTGCTAGTGTAAACGATAGCCATCTGCAGAATCAAACC GATCTGATCCGGGTACATATACCTCGCTTCACAGTTTCAGCAAACTCTGAACATTTGAATGCCATTTCGAATATTGTCACTAAATTACTCCTCTTTTCTGATCCCGCACACAAAACAAGGCTGGACAAACTTGAAACGCTAATTTTCACTTACGACTTCACAGACTTGTCGTCAGCTTCTACAGTGGTTTCCAGCCTACAGGGACGATTAAGATCCGCTTTAGAAATGCAACGTCTCAGTGGAAGGAATATTAACCGTATGGACGAGGAAGACGCTCGCCTTGGAATGTTGCAACTCAAAGCCCACATATTCCTTTTATCCGAGGAACTAAATCTCCTATTTGACACGATTAAAATGGCACAAGATCGTTATGACGATCAAGCGGACCAAAAATCCGCACTCCTTCTGCATGCTTCGTCATCCGAAATATCATGGAGAATGCTAGATCCACGCCGCAATCTGCTATCCAAACTTGTTGTCTCTGATATCAATTTTCATTGGCTCAGCCGGCAAGATAGTTCAACGGTCAATAACTTGACTATCGGAAATCTGACGGCGTTTGACGGTTCTCGATACGCACTTTGGGCAGAAATTCTTTCCAAGTATGACGAGCCTCCCAATCATCCACTTTTAAAG CGGGGTTTGTTCATGTCTGCAAGTTGGATTATTCTTGCACCTGTTGGAGGTATCACTATATACGAAACTTTTGAGCTGTCTTTTCATCCCCTTCGTTTGCAACTGGATGCTAAAGTAGGCCGCCGAATCATGGAGTACATTTGGCCAGATCGCGGAAATCGCCAAATATCCACACAGGACCCACCAAAGGACCACCAGCATGGCGTCGCAATCACTGCGAAGAGCCCAACGACAGGACGCTCGTCTATTGACTCTCCACGAGGTTTACATACACCTAAACTATCGGTTGGTTCGTCTGGTAAACCAGACGCCCCTGCTTTGCGCAAACTTGGGAGCTCTAGATCATTCACAGATTTGCGGTCTTCGGTCAAAGAAGACAACCTACTAAGCCCGCCGTTATTTTCAAGTGCTCAAGGTTTCTTGAGCCCCCCAGCCTTCCTCAAACGAACCCATTCCACCGATTCCGTTAATTTTACGAGTATGTTGGATGCGTCGGTAATTCCAGGATTGAACGATAGTATTGATAACGAGGCTGCGGAAATTGATCGGAAACTTAAAGCCGCGGGTGACGCACAAGTCATGAAAACGCGTTCCTCCCAGAAAAGTTTCGTTCTTGTCCGAATTTCAAGGTCAGTAACTGGTCAACT CGTTATCAAGGAAGGGTCATTCGAATGCCATGACGCCAAGATCAAGACTCGAGAACTAGAATACCGTAACCAGACTTGGAGT TTTGAAGAATTGGTGAGCCAGTTTATACCCTCCAATATGAGCTGGCGAGGCTGGGTGAAAATGGCTTTCCACCAACCTCTGGTGCCGGTTCTTCCTGTTGCTCGGGAGCTACTTTCCAAAACCAAATGGACTGCATCGAAGACAACGAACCAACCACACGACAATCCATTGCGCCTTCTTCATCCCAAGATATTTGCCACCGATGATGATCGTCGTCTTACCATGCTACAAAATGAAAACGCAAGAAAGCAAGAAGGACCATCCAAATCTGTATGGAAGAATGCTTTGCGAAGTAACAAAGATTCTCCTTCTTTCACATCGCTTCCAATTACGGACGAACCTGAACCAATGGAGTCCGGGGAGCGAGAAGATGTGGACCATACCGTAGGTCGCAAACGTGTCAAAAGTCTCTTTGGTAATAAGAACTCGCGGCAAACGTCCAAAACACGCACCTCCAAG GGGAAAGCAAGTTACGCCAACTTAGAGGACATTTCTCCAGACTCGGGCCCGGATAATCGTCTCAGTGTTGCTGGAACAAGTCCCTCTAATAGGAACACATTCTCTAGGTTCAGTGGCGGGTCGGTTCGCGTACATCCCAGTTCTTCTACACCGCAATTGCAATTGACATCAGAAGATGCACAACCGTCTCCACTATCGCAACAGGCAACCCCGGGCAGACCCCGCGCTTTGACCACGACCAGTCGAGTTCATGATCATTGTACATCACGAACTTCGCAATTCCTCAGCCCGACTCAAGATAACAGTCCCGCGTTTCACTCCCCCCAATTCTCCTCTATAACACCACGGCTTTCACATCTAAACCCCCAAGGGTCTGAAATGATGAACATTTCAGGTTTACAACCTGGCAGATTGTCTTCTAATGGAGAACTTGGATTAATTGAAAATTCTATCAATCTCTCTGACATGGACGAGGATGGAGGGGATCACCATCATGATGACGTTGTGGAGCATTTGGATGTTATTG ACTCGCAAGTCGGTGCCATTTCTAATCTCACCAATGCGGCTAACTCGATCCTGAT TCCACCCTCGTCATGGTATTCGCGGAAACCGGTTGTTCTACTGCCTGTAACACCCATTCGACCTGGTGATAATCCGGAATTCGAAAATCCCTTAGACAGGCATGTAGACGATGTTCTGAATCGACCATCCAAAGTTCGGCGCACGTTCATGGGGGTGTGGTCCTTTTTGAAGACTC GTTCTTCAGCGATGGGC ATTATAACCGGAATATACGGTTTCTTGGTCG TTTTTTGGGGTGCTGCTATTGTGATTTTTTTGGCGAAGATCATCAATTTCCACAATGCCAATACCCAAGGATTCTGGGTTGAAGTATCCTCTCAGGTTGAAACTG GGCTGTTCACCGTCACTAGCATCGGACTTATTCCATCGCGTGTACTGGATACATACA GAATATGGAAGATTTGGCGGtataaacaaaaaacaataaAACTCCGGAAGAAGGCAGGATTGCCACAACTTTTCGATGTTGATGATCTCCCAGATCCAGTCTACGATCCAAATTATGTTCACGTCTTAACGGAAGAAGAGCAGACAGATCTCCATAGGC GGCTCATGGAACGGAAACTCACAGA ACTCATCGACGACAGGTTTCAGCGACCGGCATGGACCACCGGAATTCTTATCCCAGCCAGTTTTCTCTGTGGAATCGGTGCCGCCGTAGTTATATGGAAAGGCGGCGAAAAGACGAAACGAGTTGAAAAAGTTAGGGAGAAGCTCAAAGCAGCACTTTCTACAAGACGTGATCTACCGCCATCGATTGTGGTCGATGGTACACTGCCTGAAAGTCTGACCCGTAACCCGGAGCCTAAAATTATCAGGAAACCCCTCCATGAGAAGGCAAAGGATACCAGCGATCTCGACTTTGCGACGACAATTGACGAACACATGACAGTACCCTCGAGGGGAAATATTTCGGAGGTTTGA
- a CDS encoding dihydroorotate dehydrogenase produces the protein MSFSSAYKKTYGNRVSNFSNPTAKLILETMERKKSNLAVSVDVTDANDLLAIIEAVAPYHSHELFFKTHIDIIQNFDFSLIEKLQHLSQKYDFVYFEDRKFADIGNTVALQYSSGVYKIASWSHLTNAHPVPGLSIIKGLSSVGLPLGRGLLLLAEMSTKGSLAVGTYTEEAVRMARQNRDFVIGFIAQKRMDGVGSSEEEDTSDEDFLILTPGIGLDAKGDSMGQQYRTPREAIFGSGCDIIIVGRGIYGTDSKAVDTIAAQAERYMAEGWAAYLARINNE, from the exons ATGTCTTTTTCGTCTGCATACAAGAAGACCTATGGAAATAGGGTATCTAACTTTAGTAATCCAACCGCCAAATTGATCTTGGAAACAATGGAGCGCAAAAAGTCCAATCTAGCGGTCAGCGTAGACGTAACTGACGCCAACGACTTACTGGCCATTATCGAAGCCGTTGCCCCGTAC CATTCTCATGAATTATTTTTCAAGACACATATTGATATTATCCAAAATTTCGACTTTTCCTTGATCGAGAAGCTCCAACACCTGAGCCAAAAATACGATTTTGTTTACTTTGAAGATAGGAAATTCGCCGACATCG GAAACACAGTCGCTTTACAGTACTCAAGTGGCGTATACAAAATCGCAAGCTGGTCGCACCTGACAAACGCCCACCCCGTTCCTGGCCTTTCTATCATCAAAGGATTGTCATCGGTTGGACTTCCGCTGGGACGTGGACTTCTACTTCTTGCTGAAATGAGCACAAAAGGTTCACTGGCAGTTGGAACATACACAGAGGAAGCTGTGCGAATGGCCCGTCAAAACCGAGATTTTGTAATTGGATTTATCGCTCAGAAAAGGATGGATGGAGTAGGCTCcagcgaagaggaagacaCGTCTGATGAGGATTTCCTCATTCTTACCCCAGGAATTGGGCTGGACGCCAAGGGTGACTCTATGGGCCAACAATATAGAACACCACGGGAAGCTATATTCGGTTCTGGCTGCGATATCATTATAGTCGGAAGAGGAATATATGGAACAGATTCAAAAGCAGTGGATACTATAGCAGCGCAAGCTGAACGGTACATGGCAGAGGGTTGGGCTGCATATTTAGCGCGCATAAATAACGAATAA